The DNA sequence CTTTTGGTAATAAAGAACCTGATGGTGAAGAATATAAAGGGGATATTGGTGTAATTATTACGCCAGGAGTTGCTTTTGATAGAAATAAAAATAGAATAGGTTTTGGTAGGGGGTATTATGATAGATTTTTTATTAAATATCCTAATGCTAAAAAGATTGCAATAGCTTTTGAAGAACAAATAGTAGATGATGGAATAGAAACAGATAAGTATGATAAAAAAGTTGATATTTTAATTACAGAGAAAAATATAATAAAATAGGAGTGAAAATGTTAGATCAAGAAATTATAGAAATTGCCAAAAATATTTATGACACAGAAATTAAATCATTAGAATTGAGAATGAATAGATTATCAGAAAATTTTGTAAAAGTAGTTAGAAAAATATATGACTGTAAAGGAAAAGTTGTAGTTACTGGTATAGGAAAAACTGGAATAATAGGTAAAAAGATTTCTGCTACCTTTGCTTCAACAGGAACAACAAGTATTTTTATGAACTCAACTGAGGGCTTACATGGGGATTTAGGAATTATTAATCCAGAAGATATAGTTTTAGCTATTTCAAACAGTGGAGAAAGTGATGAAATTCTTGCAATAATGCCAGCAATAAAAAATATTGGAGCATATATAATTGCAATGACTGGAAATGTTAATTCAAGACTTGCAAAAGCCTCTGACTTATATATAAATACACATGTGGAAGAAGAAGGTTGTCCTTTAAATCTTGCTCCAATGTCATCTACAACAAATGCACTTGTTATGGGAGATGCACTTGCTGGTTGTCTTATGAAACTTAGAAACTTTTCTCCACAAAATTTTGCTATGTATCACCCAGGAGGAAGTTTAGGAAGAAAATTACTAACAAAAGTTGGAAATTTAATGAAAATGGGAGAAGCTCTTGCCCTTTGTAAAGCTGATACAAGCATGGAAGATATAGTAATCTTAATGAGTGAAAAGAAACTTGGGGTTGTTTGTGTTATGAATGATGACAACAATGTTTTAGTTGGAATTATTACTGAAGGAGATATAAGAAGAGCCTTAAAACACAAAGAAGAATTTTTTAAACTAAAGGCTAAAGATATAATGACAGAAAATTATATTAAAGTTGATAAAGAAGAAATGGCAACACAAGCCTTATCAATAATGGAAGACAGACCTCATCAAATTAATGTACTTCCTGTATTTGATAGTGACAAGTTTGTGGGAGTTATTAGAATACATGATTTATTGAAAGTTAGGTAAATAAAATAGATGAAAGTTAATATTAATAATATAATTGTATCTATAAATAAAAATCAAGAAAAAGAAATATATAAAGAATTAGAAAAAAATGGTATTTTTAAAAATAATATAGAAAATTTAAAATATTTAAGAAAATCTATTGATAGCAGGAAGAGAAATGATATAAAATTTATTTATAGTTTAGAAATTACTTTAAAGAAAAATATAAATTTAGAAAAATATACAAAGCTAAGTTTAGCTAAGGAAGAAATTTATGAAAAAAGAATAGCTCTTTATCCTAAAAGAGAGGTTGCAGTTGTAGGAACAGGACCAGCTGGACTTTTCTCAGCTTTAAGATTGGCAGAGTTAGGATATATCCCTATTGTATTTGAAAGAGGAGAAGAAGTAGACAAAAGAAATATTACAACAAATAATTTTATAAAAACTAAGATTCTTAATCCTAATTCAAATATACAATTTGGTGAAGGTGGAGCTGGAACATATTCTGATGGTAAGCTAAATACTAGAATTAAAAGTGAATATATAGAAAAGGTATTTAAAGAATTTATAGAATGTGGAGCTCAGGAGGAGATTTTTTGGAATTATAAACCACATATAGGAACTGATATACTAAGAATAGTAGTTAAAAATTTAAGAGAGAAAATAAAATCATTAGGTGGAAAATTTTATTTTTCTTCACTTGTTGAAGATATTGAAGTAAAAAACAATGAGATTAAGGCTTTAAAAATTTTAGAAGTGAATACACAAAAAAGATATACTTATAATATAGATAAGGTTATTTTTGCTATTGGCCATTCATCAAGAAACACTTATAAAATGTTATATTCAAAGGGTGTTGCTATGGAGAATAAACCTTTTGCTATTGGAGTTAGAATAGAACATTTAAGAAAAGATATAGATAAAATGCAGTATGGAGAAGCTGTATCCAACCCACTTTTAGAAGCAGCAACTTATAATATGGCCTTTAATAATAAAAAAGAAACAAGGGGAACTTTTTCATTTTGTATGTGCCCAGGTGGAGAGATTGTAAATGCTTCATCTGAAATAGGTGCATCTCTTGTGAATGGTATGAGCTACTCTACAAGAAGTGGTAAATTTTCAAATTCTGCAATAGTAGTTGGAATATCTGAAAAAGATTATGGTGACCAAATTTTTTCAGGTATGCATTTACAAGAAAAATTAGAAAAGAAAAATTATGAGATTGTAGGAACTTATGGAGCTATTTACCAAAATGTAATAGATTTTATGAAAAATAAAAAAACTACTTTTGAAATTGAAAGTAGCTATAAGATGAAATTATTTTCTTATGATATGAATAATTTTTTCCCAGACTATATAACTAGAAATCTTCATTCTGCTTTTGAAAATTGGAGTAAGAATAATCTTTTTATTTCGGAAAAAGTAAACTTGATAGGACCTGAAACTAGGACTTCTGCACCTGTTAAAATTTTGAGAGATTTAAAGGGAGAATCTATTTCAATAAAAGGTTTATTTCCTATTGGAGAGGGAGCAGGTTATGCAGGTGGAATTATGAGTGCGGCTGTTGATGGACTTAAAATTGTAGATTTAGCTTTTAGTAAAAAATTAATATGAGTATTATCTTAAGCTGATTGACAAAGTCTTTATAAAGTTATATTATACTAAGTAGATATATTATAAGGAGATGGTTATGGTGAAAAGGTTATCTATTTTTGTTATTTTATTATTAGTTATTGGAGTTTCAAGTATGGCTGCAAGTTTTTATTGTAGTCCAAGGTATATAAACGAAGAATATCATCATTATAACTCTGGAATTTGTGATACTGTATACAATGAAGAAACTTACCCAACTGATGTTAAATATGATGACTATTATTATAATAGAGGTAGAGGTTGTGGATGTTCATCTGGCAGATTTTATAATTATCATCATGAAGTAAATGCACCTTGTGGTTGGAATTAAAATTTTTTAGAGAGGCTAGTGTAATTTAATTTTTCACTAGCCTTTACTCTATTATTTTTATTCTCCTAAATCATTCAAATACTGAATATTTGTACTTGATTTATCAATAAACGAATTTAATACTCTTGTTTCATTTGTTGTTTGATTCTTTCTATTTTTCTTTAATTCTCTAACTTCTGTTCTGAAACTTTCAAATTTATTTAATATACTTCTTCTATCTTTTTCCACTATTGGATTTTCAAGCATTTTATAATATTCATTTGATAAAGCTCCATATTTTTGATTTAAATTAGCTTCTACTTCATTAAAAGGTGCATTCTTTGTTGAGGTACAAGCATTGATAACTAAAACACTAACTAACATTAAAAAAATTTTTTTCATTTTTATTTCCTTTCACTTTCCTACCAAGATTGAATTTCTAATTTTTTATCTCTTATCATAAGTTCATTAACAGCTTCTGCTGCATTTTTATTTTCAAACAAAACTGCATTAACTTGTTCAATTATAGGTATTTCTATATTATATTTCTTAGCTGCCATTAAAGCAGATTTAGCACTATATACACCTTCAACTACCATATTAACTTCTTTTATGGCTTCATCTAAAGTTTTTCCTTGACCCAATAAAATACCAGCTCTTCTATTTCTACTGTGCATACTTGCACAAGTAACAATTAAATCTCCTAAACCAGTAAGTCCATAAAATGTAGATTGTTCTCCTCCCATAGCAACACCTAATGCAGCAATCTCTCTTATTCCACGAGTTATGAGAGCAGCTTTTGTATTATCTCCATAATTTAGACCATCAGCTATTCCAGCAGCAAGAGCAATAACATTTTTTAATGCTCCTCCAATTTCCATTCCTACCATATCAGGACTCGTATAAACTCTAAAACTTGGATTCATAAAAATATTTTGTAAATACAGTGTAAGTTCTTTACTATGAGCAGATACTACACAAGTAGTAGGTATTCCTCTACCAACTTCTTCTGCATGACTAGGACCTGATAAAACTGCTACCTGTGGATTTTTATCTTTTAATTCTTCCTCAATAATATCTGTCATCGTCTTTAGTGTACTCTCTTCCAAACCTTTTGCAACATTTACAATAATTTGCTTTTCTTTAATGATATCCTTTAAAGACTTAGACACTGATCTTATTGCTTTTGAAGGAACAGCAAGTATTAAAATATCTTTGTTTTCAACTGCTTCTTTTAAATTGTTTGTTACTTCTATATCTTCTGGTAACAATATGTTTGGTAATTTTGATTTATTCTGTCTTGTAGTTTTTAATTCCTCTGTTTCTTTTTTATCAAAAGACCATATTGTTAAGTTATGTCCATTCTTATGTAATAAAATAGTTAAGGCTATCCCCCAACCTCCTGAACCTATAACTGATATTTTTGCCATTTTAACTCCTCTCTACCTACTTTAAATTAATATTAAAATAAGTGAGTTACATTCCAAATTTTAGAATAAAAATTAAATAGAATGAGCCGAGCAAATTTCGGAGTGTTTGAAGCCAACTTGTTGGCAAGTTTACCGAATTTGCAGCGAATTCTTAATTTTTATTCGTTAAAAAATTGGCTAGTAACGAACTATTTTATATATATGTAATGATTTGTAACTTCTAATTTTACTTTTTTTCCTTTAACAGCTTCAATAAACATCATACTTGATTTATTGTTTTTTGCTGAATAGATAAAAATTATTTTTTTTATAGAGAAATTATTTTCATCTAAGGTTTTTATTATTTCTACCAATCTATGTGTTCTATGCATAAAATATAGTAAGCCAATAGGTTTTAAAAGTCTTTTAGCATTTGAAATTAACTCACTTAAATTTAATTTTATTTCATGCCTTGATATAGCTTTATGCTCATTCTCATTTATCTTTTTTCCATTGTCATTCATATATGGAGGATTAGAAATTACAACATCAAAATAATTTGATTTTTTATACTCTTTAATATCCATACATTCAAACTGAATATTTTTTTCTATTTTATTTAATTCTAAAACTTTATTAGCTCTTTCAATATTTTCTTTTTGTATATCTACACCAACAAGTTCACTTAAAAACTCACTATCAGATAAAAGTATTGGCAATATTCCATTTCCTGTACCAATATCCAATAATTTAATATTCTTTTTATTTAAAGTTGCTTGAAATAATTTAAAAAGTAATATGGTATCCTCTCCATATTTATAGCCTCCAACTTTTTGTATTATCTCAAATTTTTCATCTAATTTTTCTATTACTTCATCATCTTTTAACATTTTATTCATTCTCTAAAATTTTATTTTCAATTTCTTCTTGAGTTCTCATATTTTTTAAGATACTTGCTTCTTTTCTATTAAATTTAATATCTTTAATATCAAATCTTGAAATTCCTTTATCTTTTACATCAACATAAAGAAAATCATTAAGTGGACTTATACTTACAACTTTTCCTTCTCCTATCTCTGTTTTTACTATTTGATTGACAGCAGGGAAATTTTTAAGAGCTTCTTCATACTGACTATATTCGTAATTTATACAACATAATAGTCTTCCACAAACACCAGATATTTTTGTTGGATTGATTACAAGCCCTTGATCTCTTGCCATTTTTACAGATACAGAGTCAAATTTATTTATAAAAGTTTTACAACATAATTCTTTTCCACAAGGACCAATATTGCCTAAAATTCTAGCTTCATCTCTAACACCAATCTGCCTTAATTCTATTCTAGTTTTAAAAAGAACAGCCAAATCTTTAACAAGCTCTCTAAAATCTATTCTACCATTGGCAGTAAAGTAAAAAATTAGCTTTGATTTATCAAAAGTGTATTCACAAGTTATAAGTTTCATTTCAAGTTGGTGCTCTTGAATTTTTTCTTTACAAATAATAAAAGCCTCATCTGCTTCTTTTCTCTGTAAATTATATATTTCAATTTCTTTTTCAGTTGCTAACTTCAAAACTGGTTTTATAGGTAAAACTAAATCTTTTTCTTTCATTTGTATAGGATTATTTGAGGCAATTCCTAATTCTGTACCCCTTATAGTTTCTACTATTACTCTATCATTTTTCTTAAATATTTTATTTCCAAGCACTTCAAAATAATACCTTTTTTTAGTTGTTTCAAAGGTAACAATTAAAACTGTATGTAGCTTCTCTGGATCTGTGCTTATAACTTCTGTATTTACATCTATAATATTTTCCATTTTATCTCCTAATTTATATTAATCCTTCTTCTAAAAAACTGAAGTAGGAATTTTTTGTTATTATTATATGTTCTATTAATAATGCTCCAAAATTTTTAAGTCCCTTAGCTATCTCATTAGTTAGTTCAATATCACTTTTGGAGGGAGTAATATTATCAGAGGGATGATTATGTGCTAAAATTACTGATTTAGCATTTAAATTTATAACTTTTTTATATATTTCTCTTGGATACACTGAACTTCTATCTAAAGTTCCAACTGAATTTTCTTCAAATTCAATAACTTCATTGGAACTTGATAAATATATAACATAGAATTTTTCTATTCCTTCATATCCTATTTTATTTCTTAAATATTTAAGTAAAATATCTTTATTTGAAATTTTTAATGTTTCTTTATTTATTAATTTTTTATTTTTTAATTCATCTTTATATATAATACTAGGTAAATCTCCCATTAGTTTTAGAAAGGCTATACTATTTTTTCCTAGACCATCAACTACAGATAATTTATCAAAATCTGCTTTAAATATATTATCTAAAGTCTTAAATTTATTTAAAAGTTCTTTGGCAATTGACTTTGTATCTTTTCTTGGGATACAATAAGTAAGTAACAATTCTAAAATTTCATATTCTGCAAAGCTATCAATTCCATTGTTTAAAAACTTTTCTTTAATTCTTTTTCTATGTCCTTTTACATCTAATTTTTTACTTTTATTAGCTTTTACCTCTTTTTTTGCCATAATTAGCTCCTACTTATAAAATAAATCATAAACTTCTTCTGGACTTTTCATAGTATTTATCATTTCTATTGCACAATCAATAATAGGGTAAGCAAGGACAGCTCCTGTGCCTTCCCCCAATCTCATATTCATATTTAAAAATGTTTTTTCTTTTAAATAATCTAAGATTATATTAACTCCTGGTTCTTCACTCTTATGCGTAAATAATAAATAATCTTGAATATTTTTATTTAAACTACAAGCCAGCAATGCAGCAATTGATGATATAAAGCCATCAACAAGCATAAGTTTTTTGTTAAGTGCTATTCCTATATACATTCCTACCATACAGGCTAAGTCAAAACCTCCAACTGATGCTAACATATCAACTGCATCCATTCCAAAAGTATTATATCTTTCACAAGCTTCAACTATAATTTTTTTCTTTTTATTTAGACCTTCATCAGAAAGTCCTCCACCTCTACCTACAATATCGTCAATATTTTTTTTAGTTACTGAATATAGAAGTGCCGAACTTGTTGTGGTATTGGCTATACCCATTTCACCATTTGAAAATATATCATAATCTTTTACTTTTTCATTGATTAATTCTATACCAGTGTAAATTGCTTGTAAACATTCATTTATTGACATAGCTTTTTCCTTATAAAAATTATTTGTTCCCCTTTTAATTTTTTTATCAATTAAATTAGGATAAGCTCTTTTTATATCATTTTTCATTCCAATGTCAACAACATTTAAATCAACACCTAAGGTTTTTGTAAATATTCCAATACAAGCTATATTATTAAGCATTGCTTCTGAAACTATTGGAGTGTATTCAATAGGACAAGATGATACTCCTTCTTCAATAACTCCATTATCAGAGGCTACTACAATATGACACTTTTTTTCCAATTTTCTTAAGGGATATCCATAAATTCCTGCCACTTTTTTACAAATATCTTCTAAAATTCCAAGGCTATTCTTAGGCTTCATTTTTCTATCAAGCTCAATCTGTGCTCGTTTAATTGACTCATTATCAACAGCTTTTATTTCATTTATTAAGTTAAATAAAGAATTTTTATCTTTCATTTATTATCAACTCTCTAATCTAATTTTATTAAGTAACTAAATTCAAAATTTCCTTCAAAGATTGCAATAGAACCATTTTTTATATTAAACTTCCAATAAGTATCTAAACTTTTTGATATAAAATAACTAATTATACAACTAATTATTCCCCAATGTGCAACAATAAGATTATTTTTTGTATAATCTAAAGTTTCTAAAAAAGAAACTGCTCTATAAAACATTTCTTGAGGACTTTCTCCTGTTATATAGTTATAACCTTTCCAATTTTCTTCCATTTTTTTTATTTCATCTGGATATCTTTCTGACATTTCTTTAAATGTTAAACCTTCAAAAATTCCAAAATCTATTTCTTCTAATTTAGGATCAAAAATTATATCTTTATCCAAATAGTTACAAATTTCAGCTGTTTGTTTTGCCCTTTCCAAAGGACTAGAATAAATCCTATCATAATCTATATTTAATAATTTTTCCTTTGCCTGATAAGCCTGGCTTATTCCTAAGTCATTTAAAGGTGGATTTAACTTTCCAAAATATAATCTTTGTGCATTCATTTCTGTCTGTCCATGTCTTACTAAAATTAATTTTCCCATAATATCAACCTATTAAAAAAATGTAGGAATAACTAAAAGTAAGAATAAATATACAAGACTAGATATTTCAAGTAAAGCACCTAAAGTATCACCAGTTATACCTCCAATTTTCCTTTCTATCAATTTTGAAAAAGCATAGGCAAATAAACCTAATAATAAAACAATAACAACATTTATCACAATGCTTTGTGCTATAAAATATAAAGGCAATGAATAATTAGTAAAAAGTACAAAAGGCATAAATATCATTCCAATTATATATAAAAGTGTTATTGTAGTTGCAACTATCACTCCACAAGTTTTTGTGTTATCTACAAAAGTTTTCCCCATTCCACTTCCTCTGGCATAAGGTGCTGATGCACAACTTATAACACTACAAAATCTGGCAACAACTGGATAAGTTATAACAGCATATATAGCCTCTCCTTGATTTTCTATTATCAAAGAATAAAATAAAGCAAATTTTATTAAAAAGTATAATATTAAAGCTAATGCTCCATTACTACCTAATCTTGAGTCTTTCATTATTTCTAACATTTTATGTTTACTTCTATAACTAAAAATTCCATCAAAAGTATCTGCTAAGCCATCAAGATGTAAAGCACCTGTTGTTATTAAATCAGTTAAAATTATAACCATGATTATTATTGGCAAAACAGCAGTGTAAGCTAAATTTTTTAAAATAAAAGTAAAAACTATAGAAAAGAATAATAATATAAGTCCTACTATTATTCCTACAACTGGAAAATATTTCATAGATTTTCCAAGTTTTTCCTCATTATATTCTATTTTTGGCATTGGTATTCTTGTCATAAAAGATAAAAGTAATAAAAATCCTTTCATTTTTTCCTCCCACTATTTAATTTTTACTTTTATTCCAGAAACTGCTAAATAAGCTTCATCAGAATTTTTTGCAATAAGTTGATTAATTCTTCCACATATATCTCTAAAATATCTACCCAGTGGATAGTCAGGAACAAGTCCTGAACCAATTTCATTTGTTACAAATACACAATCGCATTTTTTAGATTTAACAAATTTTAAAAAGTTAGAAGTTTCTTCTTCAATTTTACCTTCAATTTCATGTACAACAGATATATCAACATTGTTCCAATCAATTTCTCTATCTATTATCATAAAATTAGAAACAAAATTTGTAACACAATCAAATAATATAACATCTGCATTATCTATATCATTTTTTACAAGAGATATAAGATTTTTATATCCTTCAATAGTTTTCCAAGTATTACCTCTTCTTTTAACATGTCTTTCTATTCTGTCTTGCATTTCTTTATCAAAAGCTATAGCAGTTGCAAAATAAATTTTATTCTTATATTTATTTTCATAAATATATTCTTCAGCAAATTTACTTTTTCCACTTCTACTTCCACCAGTAAAAAATATAATCTTTCCCATATTAACTCCTTAACTATCATATCTTTCATTATACCATACTTTTTAATAAAAAAAACTCTTATCTAAAAGCTCTTAGATAAAAGTTTTGAAAAATCATATTCTTTGTCTTCATCAAAATTTGTGTGAACATAAAGTACAACTCCACCCGAAATTAAATTTATAATTTTAGCATTTAATTCTGTGGGTAGTGCAAGACAACCTTTGCTTCTTCCAAGTCTACCATATTTTTCAGCAAATTTTTTATTTGCATAATATGCTGAGTGCATAACAATAGTTCTCTTTCTAGCATTATCATTTTTACCTTTTTCTAAACCATAAAGTTCAAGAGACTCACCATGCTTTCCATTGTAAATATTTCCTGTTAGATAAAATCCTGATGAAGTTGAATAGGAATTATTTTTATTGGAAAATTTTGTAGCATATAAATCTCCTGTCCCTTTGCCATGTGTAACAAGACTTGACATAAGAAGCTGCTTTTTCTTTAAATCAATAATAAATAATCTTTCTTCTGTTGAAGGTTTAGTATAATCAACCATAACTAAAAGATTATCATTTGAATTATTAAAAATTTCTAAGTCTTCAATTTTTTCTAGACCATGTATTGCATTATTAAAACATGAATAACTGACTTTATCATTTAAACATAATTCACTATACATAGTTTTAATTTCTGAATCAGAAAACTTTTTCTTTATATCTATATTATCTAAATTAAAATTATTTAAAAAATTTATTTCTGCAAATATTGATATAGAAATTGTAAAATAAAAAATCAATGTAAAAATATTTTTAAGTGACTTCATTTTTTATCACTTCATTATTTCAAAGTTACTTTCATAATAGGTTCACCTATTTTTACAATTTTTCCTAATGATAAAACTTCTATTTTTTCAACTTTTTCCATATTATTTATTATAATAGGACTTCTTGTAGAAGGAACTCCATCTTTTATATCATCAAGATTATATTTTACAATTTCATCTCCAATTTTTATAGGACCAGGTTCTCTTAATTTTTGAAAACCTTTTCCTTCCAATCTAACAGTATCAATTCCAAAGTGAATTATCATTTCTAAGCCATCAACTGTTTCAAAAATAATAGCATGATTAGTTGGAAAAATATTCATAAGTCGACCATCAATAGGGGAACATATAATACCCTTATCTGGCTCAATAGCACAACCATCTCCTACCATTTTTTGTGCAAAAGCCTCATCTGGAACCTCTTTAAGCTCAATAACTTTTCCATTCATTGGTGAATATATAGTAACAACTATTTTTTCCTTCTTCTTAAAAATGTCAAATAATCCCATAAACTAGCTCCCTCCCTTTCTAATTTTTATTATTTTGTTTCTGTGCTAACAGCTTTTGAATCTTTGAAAATTAATTCTATACCTTCATTAGAAATTAATGTTAAAGTGTTACCTGATAATGTTACACTTTTATTTTTCTTTAAAAGATCAAGGAATTGTAATTCTTGTGTCATTTCTTTTTCACTTCCAGCCATTCTTGTTAAACCAAATTCTCCAAAAACTAATTTTCCACCAGATACTTGATAGTCTCCAAAGTATCTATTGATACCGCTGAAACCATAA is a window from the Fusobacterium simiae genome containing:
- a CDS encoding KpsF/GutQ family sugar-phosphate isomerase produces the protein MLDQEIIEIAKNIYDTEIKSLELRMNRLSENFVKVVRKIYDCKGKVVVTGIGKTGIIGKKISATFASTGTTSIFMNSTEGLHGDLGIINPEDIVLAISNSGESDEILAIMPAIKNIGAYIIAMTGNVNSRLAKASDLYINTHVEEEGCPLNLAPMSSTTNALVMGDALAGCLMKLRNFSPQNFAMYHPGGSLGRKLLTKVGNLMKMGEALALCKADTSMEDIVILMSEKKLGVVCVMNDDNNVLVGIITEGDIRRALKHKEEFFKLKAKDIMTENYIKVDKEEMATQALSIMEDRPHQINVLPVFDSDKFVGVIRIHDLLKVR
- a CDS encoding NAD(P)/FAD-dependent oxidoreductase encodes the protein MKVNINNIIVSINKNQEKEIYKELEKNGIFKNNIENLKYLRKSIDSRKRNDIKFIYSLEITLKKNINLEKYTKLSLAKEEIYEKRIALYPKREVAVVGTGPAGLFSALRLAELGYIPIVFERGEEVDKRNITTNNFIKTKILNPNSNIQFGEGGAGTYSDGKLNTRIKSEYIEKVFKEFIECGAQEEIFWNYKPHIGTDILRIVVKNLREKIKSLGGKFYFSSLVEDIEVKNNEIKALKILEVNTQKRYTYNIDKVIFAIGHSSRNTYKMLYSKGVAMENKPFAIGVRIEHLRKDIDKMQYGEAVSNPLLEAATYNMAFNNKKETRGTFSFCMCPGGEIVNASSEIGASLVNGMSYSTRSGKFSNSAIVVGISEKDYGDQIFSGMHLQEKLEKKNYEIVGTYGAIYQNVIDFMKNKKTTFEIESSYKMKLFSYDMNNFFPDYITRNLHSAFENWSKNNLFISEKVNLIGPETRTSAPVKILRDLKGESISIKGLFPIGEGAGYAGGIMSAAVDGLKIVDLAFSKKLI
- a CDS encoding NAD(P)H-dependent glycerol-3-phosphate dehydrogenase; the encoded protein is MAKISVIGSGGWGIALTILLHKNGHNLTIWSFDKKETEELKTTRQNKSKLPNILLPEDIEVTNNLKEAVENKDILILAVPSKAIRSVSKSLKDIIKEKQIIVNVAKGLEESTLKTMTDIIEEELKDKNPQVAVLSGPSHAEEVGRGIPTTCVVSAHSKELTLYLQNIFMNPSFRVYTSPDMVGMEIGGALKNVIALAAGIADGLNYGDNTKAALITRGIREIAALGVAMGGEQSTFYGLTGLGDLIVTCASMHSRNRRAGILLGQGKTLDEAIKEVNMVVEGVYSAKSALMAAKKYNIEIPIIEQVNAVLFENKNAAEAVNELMIRDKKLEIQSW
- a CDS encoding tRNA1(Val) (adenine(37)-N6)-methyltransferase; its protein translation is MLKDDEVIEKLDEKFEIIQKVGGYKYGEDTILLFKLFQATLNKKNIKLLDIGTGNGILPILLSDSEFLSELVGVDIQKENIERANKVLELNKIEKNIQFECMDIKEYKKSNYFDVVISNPPYMNDNGKKINENEHKAISRHEIKLNLSELISNAKRLLKPIGLLYFMHRTHRLVEIIKTLDENNFSIKKIIFIYSAKNNKSSMMFIEAVKGKKVKLEVTNHYIYIK
- a CDS encoding PSP1 domain-containing protein produces the protein MENIIDVNTEVISTDPEKLHTVLIVTFETTKKRYYFEVLGNKIFKKNDRVIVETIRGTELGIASNNPIQMKEKDLVLPIKPVLKLATEKEIEIYNLQRKEADEAFIICKEKIQEHQLEMKLITCEYTFDKSKLIFYFTANGRIDFRELVKDLAVLFKTRIELRQIGVRDEARILGNIGPCGKELCCKTFINKFDSVSVKMARDQGLVINPTKISGVCGRLLCCINYEYSQYEEALKNFPAVNQIVKTEIGEGKVVSISPLNDFLYVDVKDKGISRFDIKDIKFNRKEASILKNMRTQEEIENKILENE
- the radC gene encoding RadC family protein, which codes for MAKKEVKANKSKKLDVKGHRKRIKEKFLNNGIDSFAEYEILELLLTYCIPRKDTKSIAKELLNKFKTLDNIFKADFDKLSVVDGLGKNSIAFLKLMGDLPSIIYKDELKNKKLINKETLKISNKDILLKYLRNKIGYEGIEKFYVIYLSSSNEVIEFEENSVGTLDRSSVYPREIYKKVINLNAKSVILAHNHPSDNITPSKSDIELTNEIAKGLKNFGALLIEHIIITKNSYFSFLEEGLI
- the cobT gene encoding nicotinate-nucleotide--dimethylbenzimidazole phosphoribosyltransferase, with translation MKDKNSLFNLINEIKAVDNESIKRAQIELDRKMKPKNSLGILEDICKKVAGIYGYPLRKLEKKCHIVVASDNGVIEEGVSSCPIEYTPIVSEAMLNNIACIGIFTKTLGVDLNVVDIGMKNDIKRAYPNLIDKKIKRGTNNFYKEKAMSINECLQAIYTGIELINEKVKDYDIFSNGEMGIANTTTSSALLYSVTKKNIDDIVGRGGGLSDEGLNKKKKIIVEACERYNTFGMDAVDMLASVGGFDLACMVGMYIGIALNKKLMLVDGFISSIAALLACSLNKNIQDYLLFTHKSEEPGVNIILDYLKEKTFLNMNMRLGEGTGAVLAYPIIDCAIEMINTMKSPEEVYDLFYK
- a CDS encoding histidine phosphatase family protein, whose translation is MGKLILVRHGQTEMNAQRLYFGKLNPPLNDLGISQAYQAKEKLLNIDYDRIYSSPLERAKQTAEICNYLDKDIIFDPKLEEIDFGIFEGLTFKEMSERYPDEIKKMEENWKGYNYITGESPQEMFYRAVSFLETLDYTKNNLIVAHWGIISCIISYFISKSLDTYWKFNIKNGSIAIFEGNFEFSYLIKLD
- the cobS gene encoding adenosylcobinamide-GDP ribazoletransferase, which codes for MKGFLLLLSFMTRIPMPKIEYNEEKLGKSMKYFPVVGIIVGLILLFFSIVFTFILKNLAYTAVLPIIIMVIILTDLITTGALHLDGLADTFDGIFSYRSKHKMLEIMKDSRLGSNGALALILYFLIKFALFYSLIIENQGEAIYAVITYPVVARFCSVISCASAPYARGSGMGKTFVDNTKTCGVIVATTITLLYIIGMIFMPFVLFTNYSLPLYFIAQSIVINVVIVLLLGLFAYAFSKLIERKIGGITGDTLGALLEISSLVYLFLLLVIPTFF
- the cobU gene encoding bifunctional adenosylcobinamide kinase/adenosylcobinamide-phosphate guanylyltransferase; its protein translation is MGKIIFFTGGSRSGKSKFAEEYIYENKYKNKIYFATAIAFDKEMQDRIERHVKRRGNTWKTIEGYKNLISLVKNDIDNADVILFDCVTNFVSNFMIIDREIDWNNVDISVVHEIEGKIEEETSNFLKFVKSKKCDCVFVTNEIGSGLVPDYPLGRYFRDICGRINQLIAKNSDEAYLAVSGIKVKIK
- a CDS encoding murein L,D-transpeptidase catalytic domain family protein translates to MKSLKNIFTLIFYFTISISIFAEINFLNNFNLDNIDIKKKFSDSEIKTMYSELCLNDKVSYSCFNNAIHGLEKIEDLEIFNNSNDNLLVMVDYTKPSTEERLFIIDLKKKQLLMSSLVTHGKGTGDLYATKFSNKNNSYSTSSGFYLTGNIYNGKHGESLELYGLEKGKNDNARKRTIVMHSAYYANKKFAEKYGRLGRSKGCLALPTELNAKIINLISGGVVLYVHTNFDEDKEYDFSKLLSKSF